The following nucleotide sequence is from Melioribacteraceae bacterium.
CATCAACAAGTAGCTTTTTTTCTCTCTTAACGGGTGAGAATAAAAATGGTAACGCATAGCTAGCCCTAACAGCTGAAATTAAATCACCTTTGTCTAAAACTACTTGATTCTTGGAAAAATAATCAGTTGCGACAACTTTAAGCGGAATTTGTAACTTATTGAAATCATTAATCTTAAGTTGTGTTGACAAGAAATTGGCTAGTTTATCTCCTTTGAGTAAACCACCGATTTTTATGGTGGGATCAAGTAAGTCAAAGTATTTAATAAAATCGGATTTCTTGTGAATTTCCCAAAATTTACTTTTTGTACCATGAATAATCTGGTGTAGGATATGTTTCATTTCATCGGTTTTAAATCCGGCAGCGTAAAATGCTCCCACAATCGCACCGATACTCGAACCTGTAATAATTGTCGGTTGTATTTCCAATTCCTCTAAAGCTTCAATAAGAACAATGTGGGCTAACCCACGTGCTCCTCCTGCTCCTAATGCTAAACCGATTTTTTTCATTTATTCAATAACTCGCTTCTAAGATTCTTGTTCAAGCTGTTTTGTTATATTATTACCGCTTTTCTTCATTTCACTTTTGAATTTCATGGTAACTCTATAACCATAGTAAATAGTTATAAAAACCGAAATGTGAAAAACTATAAATGCTATCCCGCTGGCAACAAGTAAAATCCATTCTAAACTGAATTTCCCTAAACCTTCCGCTAAAATGGTTTCGATTACAAAATAATCAATTATTAACCAGGTAAGAGACAGAAAACCTAATACTAAAGTAAAATTCAGACTGTTTTTTAATTTTTGTGTTAAACTTTCCATGATCTCATTCCTTTGTTTATGTAAAAATACAAAATCTAAATCAGAAAATTAGTTTAGTCGGTTAAAAGCGACTTAATATTTTTTATCTGTTGCTTACAAGCAACACATAATCGGTTATTGTGGCTTATTTTCTTGAAAAATACTTCGGCACAAAAATCGCTACCATGTCCTAAAATCGAAAAACCAATGAAAGGATATCATATGAAAAAAGTACTTTTCTTTTTATTTCTACTAACTCCCATACTATTTGCTCAAGCAGAGTGGAAGAAAGTCTATGGCACGAACGTGAACAATACAATTGTTCATGATATGATAATTCATCAAGGTAGTTTCTTTGCCGGAACAAACGGTCATCTATTAAAAAGTGATGATAAAGGTGAAACTTGGACAAGTTTACCGGTAAACGCAATGGGGATAGTTTCACTTGAATCCGATGGAAGCAGATTATTTGCCGGTGCAATAATATCACTCGGTGGATCAACGCTGATTTATTCTGATGACAATGGCGAGACATGGAACAATACAAATGTTACCCAAAGTCAGGTTTCCTCCATTGAAGTTATAAATCAGAATCTCATGTATGCTTATTCAAATTTTCAAGTTTTCTTTCAAAGTACTGACCGTGGCGAGACTTGGACTCAAGTCACCGGCTGGCCATTTTCTACAACTCGAGAGATTTATAAATCTAATTCTGGTAGACTTTACATAAGTGGTTACCATTCCGATGATGACGGACAAACTTGGACTAAAACCGGGTATGATAGAGATGGTTCCGGAATATATGCATATGCAGAAAATCAAGATGGAATCTGGGCAGGCGCCGGTAAATTATGGCTAAGTCAGGATCAAGGTGAAACATGGCAAGAAAAAGATCCGTATTTAACAGCTTCGTTAATTGTAGATGGTAATAACATTTTCCAAGGTAAAGAAGGGTTTGCATATAGTACGGATGGTGGTTCTAACTTTACAGATTTTAACGATGGAATAGATAATGTTGACAGAGTTTTGTCAATACTATTTGATGGCGAATTTATTTTGATCGGATTGGATGGAACCGGGCTGTATAAAATAAAAGCTTCGGATTTAGGAATTACAACTTCAGTTGAACAAACAGAAGAATTAGCAAATAGTTTTGAATTACTTCAAAACTATCCAAATCCATTTAATCCATCTACTACAATAAAATTTTCGATTCCAGAGAGTGGTTTTGTTTCTCTTAAAGTTTATGATGTTCTTGGAAAAGAAGTTGCAACTCTTGTAAACAATGAACTAGCAGCCGGAAGTTACTCGGCAATATTTGATGCAAATAATTACTCACAAAACTTATCAAGTGGAATTTATTTCTACAAACTCGAGTCCGGTAATTTCGTTCAAACCAAAAAATTAATGCTAATCAAATAAATAAACTAACCAAAATATATGAGGGTGTTATGAAGCTAAGTAAAATCGTATTAATAATGATGTTATTCTCAATGTTTCTGTTAATATCATGTAACAAAGAGGATGGTAGTCCAACCGAACCTGAAGATGGCGGGGGAAGCGGAAACACTAATGCAAGCGGACAACCAATGCCAGACTTCGGTGGAAATTCTGATGGTGTGTTGGCGACCATAAATTATGAATTTCAAACAATGCCAGGATTTCCGGCAGCTCAATTGTCCATGGCATTTGCACAATTTGGTACTGGTATAGATGGCGGTAATGTTTCTGTAAACGGAAATTCGTTGGGTAAAACTTCTCAAGGAAGTACAACGTTTTATATGACGCCATCTCCAAGCAATCCGACACAAACTTTGACAGGTGTAAGTTTTGACGGTTCTAATCATAACTGGCAGGTAAGTGGTAACGGATCAGTTCCTCAAATGAGTGGTGGAGTTCAAAGCCCCAGCAATTTCTCATTAACCGGTCCAGCAAATAATGCAACAGTAAGTAAATCCGGTGGCATTAACATTACTTGGAGTAATGCTTCAAATAATTCTAATGTATTGGTAGTTCTTGCCGCTTTGGATAATTCCGGAAGTTATTACGCAGCCGAGGGGTTAAGCGATAATGGAAGTTATACAATCCCGGCAGGTGACATTAGCGGAATAAGTGGTCAAGCAATGCTGCAAGTAGTTAAATATAATTATGCCCCAGTTAGTGCAGGTGGCAAAACGTATTACGCTGTTGCTGAGGTAGTTAAGAGTGTAACTATAACTGTTAACTAGCAAAATGAATAGAGAAATCAGAAATAAACTTTAGTAATAATTTTTTTCCCATAAACAAAAAGGAGCGGCATATGTTCAAGAAATCTTCAATAAAATTCTTTGCAATATTAATTGTACTTTTTACGACAGCAACAATGGCCCAATTTGATATCAACAGAAGTAATATAGGTTTAGGTGCAGGATATGGTGGTGGTGGTCTTGATGGTGACAATGCAATTCCCTTTACTCTTGAATTTAATTTCTTAAAGCTTAGCGACAATATTCAAGGTGGTATATTTGCTTCGTATGCGAGTACTTCGGAAGAAATGAATTTCTTCACGGCAAAAGGTGAATGGAGCTACACAAATATAATTGTTGCTGCTCAGGCAAATTATCACTTCTCTCCGGGTGCAAAGTTTGATCCGTTTGCTGGTGTTGCCTTAGGTTATAACGTTGCCAGTGCTTCTTGGGAGTGGGATGGTAACACAAATATGCCTGAACCTTCTGCAAGCGCAGGTGGTTTTTTCTATAGTGGTCAAGTTGGTTTTAATTACTGGTTCAGCAACTCAATGGCTTTCCAATTGAGAGCCGGATATTATCCTTACATAAGCGGCGCATTAGTATTTAATTTATAAAATGCTGCTTTCTTCATAAATCCTCAAAGTCCCTTATCTTAAGCCCATTAGGTAGGGGACTTTTTTGTGTTAATCCCTTTGTTTAAAATCTATTTGACAAAATATTGAACTTCTTGGTAAATTTACCGACCGGTAAGTATAAAATATGCAAAATAATGTCAAAAGAACTAAAAAAAGCGACAAAAGAAAAAATATTTCAAGCCGCCGCTGAATTATTTTCTAATGAAGGTTATCACAACGTATCTGTAAGAGAAATTTGCGAAGCGGCAGAAGTAACAAAACCTGTACTCTACTATTATTTCGGCGATAAGGAAAATCTCTTATTCGAAATGATGAGAGAGACAAGATTAATTGTTGAACAATACCTAGAGCAATACGTCTTAATTAAATCAAATTTTTCTGAAAAACTTGATGGGATAATTGAATTCTACATCAGGTTTATTAGTGACTATCCGTACCTTGTGAAGTTCTCGGCTTTCATTCAATTTATGGTTGTACCGGAGAGAGTGAAAGCTTTCAAGAATGAACTTTCAAAAAATGATTGGATAGTATTGTTTGGTATTTTTAAAGAAGCTCGCAAAAAAGGTGAACTTAAAGAAGATATTGAAATCGAATCCGCTGCAAGAAATTTTTTGGGAGGTCTTATTATTGCTTTAACAGAATATACCTCAGGAATTTTAAATAAAGAAGAATTTATTGATGCCATGCACAATTATCTAAAATTTTGGAAACAACAATTCGTAATTAATAAAAATTAGTACGGAGATTTGAATGAGAAAAATCTCAATTATCATTTTCCTTTTTACCGTTTCATTTGGTTCTTTGGTTGCGCAGAATGAAAAAAATATTATTTATTTGAGTCTGGATGAAGTTGTAACTCAGTCACTCAATGAAAATCTATCGCTCAAATCAAAAATACTTGACTATGAATCTCAGAATCTGGAAGTATTAAAAAGTTATTCTACTTTTTTACCC
It contains:
- a CDS encoding TetR/AcrR family transcriptional regulator, with amino-acid sequence MSKELKKATKEKIFQAAAELFSNEGYHNVSVREICEAAEVTKPVLYYYFGDKENLLFEMMRETRLIVEQYLEQYVLIKSNFSEKLDGIIEFYIRFISDYPYLVKFSAFIQFMVVPERVKAFKNELSKNDWIVLFGIFKEARKKGELKEDIEIESAARNFLGGLIIALTEYTSGILNKEEFIDAMHNYLKFWKQQFVINKN
- a CDS encoding T9SS type A sorting domain-containing protein codes for the protein MKKVLFFLFLLTPILFAQAEWKKVYGTNVNNTIVHDMIIHQGSFFAGTNGHLLKSDDKGETWTSLPVNAMGIVSLESDGSRLFAGAIISLGGSTLIYSDDNGETWNNTNVTQSQVSSIEVINQNLMYAYSNFQVFFQSTDRGETWTQVTGWPFSTTREIYKSNSGRLYISGYHSDDDGQTWTKTGYDRDGSGIYAYAENQDGIWAGAGKLWLSQDQGETWQEKDPYLTASLIVDGNNIFQGKEGFAYSTDGGSNFTDFNDGIDNVDRVLSILFDGEFILIGLDGTGLYKIKASDLGITTSVEQTEELANSFELLQNYPNPFNPSTTIKFSIPESGFVSLKVYDVLGKEVATLVNNELAAGSYSAIFDANNYSQNLSSGIYFYKLESGNFVQTKKLMLIK
- a CDS encoding patatin-like phospholipase family protein — translated: MKKIGLALGAGGARGLAHIVLIEALEELEIQPTIITGSSIGAIVGAFYAAGFKTDEMKHILHQIIHGTKSKFWEIHKKSDFIKYFDLLDPTIKIGGLLKGDKLANFLSTQLKINDFNKLQIPLKVVATDYFSKNQVVLDKGDLISAVRASYALPFLFSPVKREKKLLVDGGMVNPLPYDILFNDCDLTIAVDVSASNGARTKLDIPPAYEVFFSAFQIMQGSIINEKTKNIAPDIHIRTNIEDVRVHEFMKADTILESARPYKTELKKKLTKLLSL